The Bacillota bacterium genome includes the window GTATAACGGCTTGGAGGCCGTCGAGGTTATCGAGGACACCCACCCGGATGTGGTGATCCTTGATATTATTATGCCGCACCTCGATGGAATAGGCGTGCTGGAAAAGTTCGTCGGCAGCGCGCTCCCTTACCGTCCGAAGATCATCGTCCTTACAGCGCTGGGGCAGGAGGCCATAACCCAGCGCGCGGTCGAACTTGGCGCAGACTATTATATCGTGAAGCCCTTCAACTTTTCGGTACTCGCCAGCAGGATCAGGCAGTTGGGAGACGGCGTGTCGTCCAAGACTCCTTTCATTGTGCCGTCCAAGCCGCGAAACCTCGATATGGCCGTTACAAATATCATTCACGAAATAGGTGTTCCGGCGCATATTAAGGGATACCATTACCTGCGGGACGCAATATTGATGGTGGTGGACGAAATCAACCTCCTGGGCGGGATCACCAAAGAACTGTACCCGATGATCGCCCAGAAGTACAACACTACACCCAGCAGGGTGGAACGGGCCATAAGGCATGCCATTGAGCTGGCGTGGGACAGAGGAAACGTCGAAGCCATATCCAAGTTTTTCGGTTATACCGTTAATATGGCTAAAGGAAAACCGACCAATTCTGAATTCATAGCCATGATTGCCGATAAACTTCGTCTCGAATCCAGGGTTAGCTGATAGGCTTGCCGTTTTGCTGACTGACAACAGCAACCAAAGGGAAGGTGTTCAGAACCCTAATCTTATCATTTAAAATCGGTAGAAAAAGGGCCGTAAAAAACAAGCATGACATGTCGGTAACGGGACGCCGGGAGTCGGACGTATTTTTTCTTGCCATACAGATCCAAAGTACTTATTAGCTTTATAATCCGTGACTCTCGGTCCCCAACATCAAAACGGCGCGTAATCAACCGTCACTGTATCCTGTTTATGGAGTATAATTAACGGGTTAAGGGATTGTGTTGAGCGGGGGTCCGTGAGCCGGGTGTTGTTTGAGCTCTGTTTGAACGGCCCTGCAACTTTTAAATAGTATGTTTTGACACTCCTCTGGTTCTTGATTAAAATGG containing:
- the spo0A gene encoding sporulation transcription factor Spo0A; the protein is MIGKTVRVVLADDNREFCELLKDFLNQQPDFELVGVAYNGLEAVEVIEDTHPDVVILDIIMPHLDGIGVLEKFVGSALPYRPKIIVLTALGQEAITQRAVELGADYYIVKPFNFSVLASRIRQLGDGVSSKTPFIVPSKPRNLDMAVTNIIHEIGVPAHIKGYHYLRDAILMVVDEINLLGGITKELYPMIAQKYNTTPSRVERAIRHAIELAWDRGNVEAISKFFGYTVNMAKGKPTNSEFIAMIADKLRLESRVS